A stretch of the Candidatus Zixiibacteriota bacterium genome encodes the following:
- a CDS encoding phosphatase PAP2 family protein yields the protein MLENLIGLDNTLFFFINSTLANPVTDFIMPIITNDMLLRVIYGVAMALILWKGNAKLRWLVLVSAATLLLTDQVSAGLLKPILARPRPCHEFYGVHLLVGCGGGYSMPSAHAANAFGQACLFTFFYRKYGWHLYGFAALIALSRVFVGVHYPGDIFVGAVIGRVAGVLTATIFNVITRLIRPWQSGD from the coding sequence ATGCTGGAGAATTTGATCGGGTTAGACAACACTCTATTTTTCTTTATCAACTCGACACTGGCCAACCCGGTCACTGATTTTATCATGCCGATAATCACCAACGATATGCTGCTCAGAGTGATTTACGGCGTGGCGATGGCGCTTATTCTCTGGAAGGGTAACGCGAAATTGCGCTGGCTGGTTCTTGTATCGGCGGCGACTCTGCTTTTGACCGATCAAGTCAGCGCCGGCCTGCTCAAGCCGATTCTTGCCCGCCCCCGGCCATGCCACGAGTTTTACGGTGTCCATCTGCTCGTCGGTTGTGGCGGGGGCTATTCTATGCCGTCGGCACACGCCGCGAACGCGTTCGGACAGGCCTGCCTGTTCACATTCTTTTACCGCAAATACGGATGGCACCTTTATGGCTTTGCCGCGCTGATTGCACTGAGTCGTGTGTTCGTCGGCGTTCACTACCCGGGCGATATCTTTGTCGGAGCGGTAATCGGACGGGTGGCCGGTGTATTGACAGCGACAATATTTAACGTAATCACGAGATTGATACGTCCCTGGCAATCAGGCGACTGA
- a CDS encoding macro domain-containing protein codes for MAYKIEIVRGDITRTDTEAIVNAANNHFWMGSGVAGAIKAAGGEIIEKEAVKKGPVMPGEAVHSTAGTLPYKVVIHAAVMGQDLRTSDKYIRQATISCLNIAEKLDIKSLAFPAFGTGVGGFPMKACAHIMIDAVIAYSDLSRKIERVQFCLFEEHGYTVFKDMLAKKENPN; via the coding sequence GTGGCCTACAAAATTGAGATCGTGCGAGGCGACATTACCCGGACCGATACCGAGGCCATCGTAAATGCCGCCAATAACCATTTCTGGATGGGTTCCGGAGTGGCCGGAGCTATCAAAGCGGCGGGCGGCGAAATAATCGAGAAAGAGGCCGTGAAAAAAGGCCCGGTAATGCCCGGCGAGGCTGTTCACTCGACGGCCGGGACATTGCCCTACAAGGTAGTGATTCACGCCGCGGTGATGGGACAGGACCTGCGCACCTCGGATAAATACATCAGGCAAGCCACCATAAGTTGCCTCAATATCGCCGAGAAACTGGACATCAAGTCCCTGGCTTTTCCCGCCTTCGGAACCGGCGTTGGCGGCTTTCCCATGAAAGCCTGCGCGCACATCATGATTGATGCCGTAATAGCCTATTCGGACCTGTCACGGAAGATAGAAAGAGTGCAGTTCTGCCTTTTCGAGGAGCACGGTTACACCGTTTTCAAAGACATGCTTGCTAAGAAGGAAAACCCGAACTGA